The proteins below come from a single Myripristis murdjan chromosome 10, fMyrMur1.1, whole genome shotgun sequence genomic window:
- the ogt.1 gene encoding UDP-N-acetylglucosamine--peptide N-acetylglucosaminyltransferase 110 kDa subunit isoform X4 encodes MASSVGNVADSTEPTKRMLSFQGLAELAHREYQSGDFEAAERHCMQLWRQEPDNTGVLLLLSSIHFQCRRLDRSAHFSTLAIKQNPMLAEAYSNLGNVYKERGQLQEAIEHYRHALRLKPDFIDGYINLAAALVAAGDMEGAVQAYVSALQYNPDLYCVRSDLGNLLKALGRLEEAKACYLKAIETQPNFAVAWSNLGCVFNAQGEIWLAIHHFEKAVTLDPNFLDAYINLGNVLKEARIFDRAVAGYLRALSLSPNHAVVHGNLACVYYEQGLIDLAIDTYRRAIELQPHFPDAYCNLANALKEKGNVSEAEECYNTALRLCPTHADSLNNLANIKREQGNIEEAVQLYRKALEVFPEFAAAHSNLASVLQQQGKLQEALMHYKEAIRISPTFADAYSNMGNTLKEMQDVQGALQCYTRAIQINPAFADAHSNLASIHKDSGNIPEAIASYRTALKLKPDFPDAYCNLAHCLQIVCDWTDYDERMKKLVSIVADQLDKNRLPSVHPHHSMLYPLSHGFRKAIAERHGNLCLDKVHALIKINALHKPAYEHPKDLKASGGRLRIGYVSSDFGNHPTSHLMQSIPGMHNSEKFEVFCYALSPDDSTNFRVKVVAEAHHFTDLSQTPCNGKAADRIHQDGVHILVNMNGYTKGARNELFALRPAPIQAMWLGYPGTSGAPFMDYIITDKETSPVEVAEQYSEKLAYMPNTFFIGDHANMFPHLKKKAVIDFKSNGHIFDNRIVLNGIDLKAFLDSLPDVKVVKMKCDNNQEPSGDTNGALSMPVIPMNTAAEAIINMINQGQIQVTINGFTVSNGLATTQINNKAATGEEVPRTIVVTTRSQYGLPEDSIVYCNFNQLYKIDPPTLQMWANILKRVPNSVLWLLRFPAVGEPNIQQYAQNMGLPASRIIFSPVAPKEEHVRRGQLADVCLDTPLCNGHTTGMDVLWAGTPMVTMPGETLASRVAASQLTCLGCPELIAQSRQEYEDVAVKLGSDMEYLKMIRARVWKQRICSPLFNTKQYTMDLEKLYLQMWEHHASGTKPEHLVKLQPIETSENA; translated from the exons ATGGCGAGCTCAGTGGGAAACGTGGCTGACAGTACAG AACCGACAAAACGTATGCTTTCCTTCCAAGGGTTGGCTGAGCTGGCGCACCGGGAGTATCAATCAGGGGACTTTGAGGCAGCAGAGCGCCACTGCATGCAGCTGTGGAGGCAGGAGCCTGACAACACAggcgtgctgctgctcctgtccTCCATCCACTTCCAGTGCCGTAGACTCGACAG GTCTGCTCACTTCAGTACCTTGGCCATCAAACAGAACCCAATGCTGGCCGAGGCCTACTCCAACCTGGGGAATGTGTACAAGGAGCGTGGGCAATTACAGGAGGCCATAGAGCACTATCGACACGCCCTGAGGCTGAAGCCAGATTTTATCGACGGATACATCAACTTGGCAGCAGCTCTTGTGGCAGCAGGGGACATGGAGGGAGCTGTGCAGGCATATGTGTCTGCATTACAGTATAACCCT gATCTTTATTGTGTTCGTAGTGACTTGGGCAACTTGCTCAAAGCCCTTGGGCGTTTGGAAGAGGCCAAG GCTTGTTACCTGAAAGCCATTGAGACTCAGCCCAACTTTGCAGTGGCTTGGAGCAACCTGGGCTGTGTGTTCAATGCCCAGGGAGAGATATGGCTGGCCATACACCATTTTGAAAAG GCGGTGACTCTGGATCCAAATTTCTTAGATGCTTACATTAATTTGGGCAATGTTTTGAAAGAAGCCCGCATCTTTGACAG AGCTGTGGCCGGCTACCTGCGAGCACTGAGCCTTAGCCCCAACCATGCTGTGGTCCATGGCAACCTGGCCTGTGTCTACTACGAACAGGGCCTCATCGATCTGGCTATTGACACCTACCGCCGTGCTATTGAATTGCAGCCACACTTTCCTGATGCCTACTGCAACCTGGCAAACGCCCTGAAGGAGAAGGGCAAT GTGTCTGAAGCAGAGGAATGCTACAACACAGCCTTACGTTTATGTCCAACACATGCAGACTCCCTCAACAATTTGGCCAATATTAAGCGTGAGCAAGGCAACATTGAAGAGGCAGTTCAACTCTACAGGAAAGCTCTGGAG GTTTTCCCAGAGTTTGCAGCAGCTCACTCTAACCTGGCCAGTGTTCTCCAACAGCAAGGGAAACTCCAGGAAGCCCTCATGCACTACAAGGAGGCTATCAG AATCAGTCCCACATTTGCTGATGCCTACTCAAACATGGGTAACACACTGAAGGAAATGCAAGATGTGCAAGGAGCCCTGCAGTGCTACACCCGTGCTATCCAGATCAACCCTGCCTTTGCTGATGCTCACAGCAATCTGGCCTCTATTCACAAG GACTCTGGCAACATCCCAGAGGCCATTGCATCTTACCGCACAGCCTTGAAACTCAAGCCAGACTTCCCTGATGCCTACTGCAACTTGGCACACTGCCTGCAG ATTGTGTGTGACTGGACCGACTATGATGAGCGGATGAAGAAGCTTGTTAGCATTGTGGCTGACCAGCTGGATAAGAACCGTCTACCATCTGTGCACCCTCACCACAGCATGCTGTATCCGCTCTCTCACGGCTTCCGCAAGGCCATTGCCGAACGTCATGGCAACCTTTGCCTGGACAAGGTACACGCACTGATCAAA ATAAATGCCCTGCACAAACCTGCTTATGAGCATCCTAAGGATCTGAAGGCCAGTGGAGGCCGCCTGCGCATTGGTTATGTCAGCTCTGACTTTGGTAACCACCCTACCTCCCACCTGATGCAGTCCATTCCTGGCATGCACAACTCTGAAAAATTTGAG GTGTTCTGCTACGCTCTCAGCCCTGACGACAGTACCAACTTCCGTGTCAAAGTGGTAGCAGAGGCTCATCACTTCACAGACCTCTCACAG ACCCCCTGCAATGGCAAGGCAGCTGACCGTATCCACCAGGACGGAGTCCACATCTTGGTCAACATGAACGGATACACCAAGGGAGCCCGCAATGAGTTGTTTGCACTGCGCCCTGCCCCCATTCAG GCAATGTGGCTGGGCTACCCAGGAACTAGTGGGGCTCCATTCATGGATTATATCATCACGGACAAGGAGACATCACCTGTCGAAGTTGCTGAACAGTATTCTGAGAAACTGGCCTACATGCCCAACACTTTCTTCATTGGAGACCATGCCAACATGTTCCCTCACCTCAAG AAAAAGGCAGTGATTGATTTCAAGTCTAATGGACACATCTTTGATAATCGTATTGTGCTCAATGGTATTGATCTGAAGGCCTTCTTGGACAGTCTTCCAGATGTGAAGGTAGTAAAG ATGAAGTGTGATAACAACCAGGAACCTTCTGGGGACACCAATGGCGCTCTGTCTATGCCCGTGATTCCCatgaacacagcagctgaagCCATCATCAACATGATCAACCAAGGCCAAATCCAGGTCACAATCAACGGCTTCACTGTCAGCAATGGCCTGGCCACTACACAG ATTAACAACAAAGCTGCCACTGGAGAGGAGGTGCCACGCACCATTGTCGTGACAACTCGCTCCCAGTACGGTCTTCCTGAGGACTCCATTGTCTACTGCAACTTCAACCAGCTCTACAAGATTGACCCCCCGACCCTGCAGATGTGGGCCAAT ATCCTCAAGCGTGTGCCCAACAGTGTGCTGTGGCTTCTTCGTTTCCCTGCTGTGGGTGAGCCCAATATCCAGCAGTATGCCCAGAACATGGGTCTCCCTGCCTCACGCATCATCTTTTCACCTGTGGCGCCCAAGGAGGAGCATGTGAGGAGGGGCCAGCTAGCTGATGTGTGTCTGGACACGCCTCTGTGTAATGGGCACACCACAGGCATGGATGTTCTCTGGGCAGGAACACCCATGGTTACCATGCCAG GTGAGACCCTGGCCTCCCGTGTGGCTGCCTCTCAACTCACCTGTCTAGGCTGTCCTGAACTCATTGCCCAGAGTCGCCAGGAGTATGAGGATGTAGCAGTCAAACTTGGCTCTGACATGGAATA CCTGAAGATGATTAGAGCACGTGTGTGGAAACAGCGAATCTGCAGCCCTCTTTTCAACACCAAACAGTACACCATGGACTTGGAGAAGCTCTATCTGCAAATGTGGGAGCACCATGCCAGTGGGACAAAGCCAGAACACCTGGTCAAACTCCAGCCAATCGAGACCAGCGAGAATGCCTGA
- the ogt.1 gene encoding UDP-N-acetylglucosamine--peptide N-acetylglucosaminyltransferase 110 kDa subunit isoform X7, with the protein MACYLKAIETQPNFAVAWSNLGCVFNAQGEIWLAIHHFEKAVTLDPNFLDAYINLGNVLKEARIFDRAVAGYLRALSLSPNHAVVHGNLACVYYEQGLIDLAIDTYRRAIELQPHFPDAYCNLANALKEKGNVSEAEECYNTALRLCPTHADSLNNLANIKREQGNIEEAVQLYRKALEVFPEFAAAHSNLASVLQQQGKLQEALMHYKEAIRISPTFADAYSNMGNTLKEMQDVQGALQCYTRAIQINPAFADAHSNLASIHKDSGNIPEAIASYRTALKLKPDFPDAYCNLAHCLQIVCDWTDYDERMKKLVSIVADQLDKNRLPSVHPHHSMLYPLSHGFRKAIAERHGNLCLDKVHALIKINALHKPAYEHPKDLKASGGRLRIGYVSSDFGNHPTSHLMQSIPGMHNSEKFEVFCYALSPDDSTNFRVKVVAEAHHFTDLSQTPCNGKAADRIHQDGVHILVNMNGYTKGARNELFALRPAPIQAMWLGYPGTSGAPFMDYIITDKETSPVEVAEQYSEKLAYMPNTFFIGDHANMFPHLKKKAVIDFKSNGHIFDNRIVLNGIDLKAFLDSLPDVKVVKMKCDNNQEPSGDTNGALSMPVIPMNTAAEAIINMINQGQIQVTINGFTVSNGLATTQILSAEEVVVSANVALQINNKAATGEEVPRTIVVTTRSQYGLPEDSIVYCNFNQLYKIDPPTLQMWANILKRVPNSVLWLLRFPAVGEPNIQQYAQNMGLPASRIIFSPVAPKEEHVRRGQLADVCLDTPLCNGHTTGMDVLWAGTPMVTMPGETLASRVAASQLTCLGCPELIAQSRQEYEDVAVKLGSDMEYLKMIRARVWKQRICSPLFNTKQYTMDLEKLYLQMWEHHASGTKPEHLVKLQPIETSENA; encoded by the exons ATG GCTTGTTACCTGAAAGCCATTGAGACTCAGCCCAACTTTGCAGTGGCTTGGAGCAACCTGGGCTGTGTGTTCAATGCCCAGGGAGAGATATGGCTGGCCATACACCATTTTGAAAAG GCGGTGACTCTGGATCCAAATTTCTTAGATGCTTACATTAATTTGGGCAATGTTTTGAAAGAAGCCCGCATCTTTGACAG AGCTGTGGCCGGCTACCTGCGAGCACTGAGCCTTAGCCCCAACCATGCTGTGGTCCATGGCAACCTGGCCTGTGTCTACTACGAACAGGGCCTCATCGATCTGGCTATTGACACCTACCGCCGTGCTATTGAATTGCAGCCACACTTTCCTGATGCCTACTGCAACCTGGCAAACGCCCTGAAGGAGAAGGGCAAT GTGTCTGAAGCAGAGGAATGCTACAACACAGCCTTACGTTTATGTCCAACACATGCAGACTCCCTCAACAATTTGGCCAATATTAAGCGTGAGCAAGGCAACATTGAAGAGGCAGTTCAACTCTACAGGAAAGCTCTGGAG GTTTTCCCAGAGTTTGCAGCAGCTCACTCTAACCTGGCCAGTGTTCTCCAACAGCAAGGGAAACTCCAGGAAGCCCTCATGCACTACAAGGAGGCTATCAG AATCAGTCCCACATTTGCTGATGCCTACTCAAACATGGGTAACACACTGAAGGAAATGCAAGATGTGCAAGGAGCCCTGCAGTGCTACACCCGTGCTATCCAGATCAACCCTGCCTTTGCTGATGCTCACAGCAATCTGGCCTCTATTCACAAG GACTCTGGCAACATCCCAGAGGCCATTGCATCTTACCGCACAGCCTTGAAACTCAAGCCAGACTTCCCTGATGCCTACTGCAACTTGGCACACTGCCTGCAG ATTGTGTGTGACTGGACCGACTATGATGAGCGGATGAAGAAGCTTGTTAGCATTGTGGCTGACCAGCTGGATAAGAACCGTCTACCATCTGTGCACCCTCACCACAGCATGCTGTATCCGCTCTCTCACGGCTTCCGCAAGGCCATTGCCGAACGTCATGGCAACCTTTGCCTGGACAAGGTACACGCACTGATCAAA ATAAATGCCCTGCACAAACCTGCTTATGAGCATCCTAAGGATCTGAAGGCCAGTGGAGGCCGCCTGCGCATTGGTTATGTCAGCTCTGACTTTGGTAACCACCCTACCTCCCACCTGATGCAGTCCATTCCTGGCATGCACAACTCTGAAAAATTTGAG GTGTTCTGCTACGCTCTCAGCCCTGACGACAGTACCAACTTCCGTGTCAAAGTGGTAGCAGAGGCTCATCACTTCACAGACCTCTCACAG ACCCCCTGCAATGGCAAGGCAGCTGACCGTATCCACCAGGACGGAGTCCACATCTTGGTCAACATGAACGGATACACCAAGGGAGCCCGCAATGAGTTGTTTGCACTGCGCCCTGCCCCCATTCAG GCAATGTGGCTGGGCTACCCAGGAACTAGTGGGGCTCCATTCATGGATTATATCATCACGGACAAGGAGACATCACCTGTCGAAGTTGCTGAACAGTATTCTGAGAAACTGGCCTACATGCCCAACACTTTCTTCATTGGAGACCATGCCAACATGTTCCCTCACCTCAAG AAAAAGGCAGTGATTGATTTCAAGTCTAATGGACACATCTTTGATAATCGTATTGTGCTCAATGGTATTGATCTGAAGGCCTTCTTGGACAGTCTTCCAGATGTGAAGGTAGTAAAG ATGAAGTGTGATAACAACCAGGAACCTTCTGGGGACACCAATGGCGCTCTGTCTATGCCCGTGATTCCCatgaacacagcagctgaagCCATCATCAACATGATCAACCAAGGCCAAATCCAGGTCACAATCAACGGCTTCACTGTCAGCAATGGCCTGGCCACTACACAG ATCTTGTCTGCAGAAGAGGTTGTTGTCTCTGCGAATGTTGCTCTCCAG ATTAACAACAAAGCTGCCACTGGAGAGGAGGTGCCACGCACCATTGTCGTGACAACTCGCTCCCAGTACGGTCTTCCTGAGGACTCCATTGTCTACTGCAACTTCAACCAGCTCTACAAGATTGACCCCCCGACCCTGCAGATGTGGGCCAAT ATCCTCAAGCGTGTGCCCAACAGTGTGCTGTGGCTTCTTCGTTTCCCTGCTGTGGGTGAGCCCAATATCCAGCAGTATGCCCAGAACATGGGTCTCCCTGCCTCACGCATCATCTTTTCACCTGTGGCGCCCAAGGAGGAGCATGTGAGGAGGGGCCAGCTAGCTGATGTGTGTCTGGACACGCCTCTGTGTAATGGGCACACCACAGGCATGGATGTTCTCTGGGCAGGAACACCCATGGTTACCATGCCAG GTGAGACCCTGGCCTCCCGTGTGGCTGCCTCTCAACTCACCTGTCTAGGCTGTCCTGAACTCATTGCCCAGAGTCGCCAGGAGTATGAGGATGTAGCAGTCAAACTTGGCTCTGACATGGAATA CCTGAAGATGATTAGAGCACGTGTGTGGAAACAGCGAATCTGCAGCCCTCTTTTCAACACCAAACAGTACACCATGGACTTGGAGAAGCTCTATCTGCAAATGTGGGAGCACCATGCCAGTGGGACAAAGCCAGAACACCTGGTCAAACTCCAGCCAATCGAGACCAGCGAGAATGCCTGA